AGGAAAGGATTGTTTCTACAACGCGTAATCCGGAAAAAATTTGATATCACTTCAACAGTAACTTTTGATGCCACTGAAAATGGTGAGGCAGCGGGAATTCACCTTTACCATGATCCCAATAGGAGTATCTGGCTCACTTCTACATATGCTGATGGCAAAAAGGTCATTGAAATAGGCTACTACGACAAATTATTTCCATCCCATTTGAATCCTGGAACCTTAAAAGATCCAGAAATACATAAGATTTTGAGTACCATCCCTGCTACCAAAAAAATAGTAAAACACATTGAAAACAACTATGGTAATACCGTCCATTTAAAGATGAGCATTGATGGAAATGAAACGGTATCCTTTGCAGTTAGTGGAAATGGAAAGACTTGGAAAACCTTGGGCTCATCAATTTATTTTGGTGATTCGTGGCATTATGTTAGACAAGGAAAAGCCCGGGGAGTTCCCGATTTAGGCTGGGTCGGTGTTGGGAGGCAAAATGTCTGGACAGGAACAGTTATGGGAGTATTTGCCTGCGGCGGTAGTTCGACCCTATCAAAAAATGCTGATTTTCAAAAGTTTACTGTTATCAACAAAGATTTGCCATGAAAAAAATAAAGCCATCATTTCAACAAAATTATTAATACAGTCATGATTTTGAACATGTTTAAAAGTATACTAACCCTATTAGTACTTGCCAATGTCCTGTACTCATGCTCACAAGAAAATATCTTACAAGTGCATGATGGGGAATCAGGAATTAACATATCCTTTAAGGGCATAGACAGGCTTACTGGATTAAAAGTTGCCGGCCCTGCATATGCCAATGAAAGTACGAATCCAATAGATGCAAAGATTGTTGGAGATTTTGTAGCGGTCAGATTAACCACAAAAGGAGATCCAATCAATGGTCCCGAAGAATTCTATGGTTCGTTTTTTGATTCGATTCCAGGATTTGAAAAGGGCATTACCTTGTGGAGATATAAACCTTGGAATGCTTGGACAAAACCAATATTGATCAATGGTCCCGATGAAATTGAAGATTGGGACGTGCAGTTTTTTTATTGGCGATATGATGATGGTCTGTACGGTTCTGTAATGCCCATGAGTGGTAACGGGTATCGAACTACGCTTGGAAAAAAAGATGGGAAATTTGGTGCTAAATCTACAAGTTTAGGACCACCGGAAGCAAATATGGATACCGTTCCGCAAATGCTTATCGGTTTTGGGGATGACCCGTATGAACTGTTCAGATTGCTTTATAAGACAGGAATAACTGAAATGGGTATGCCTGAAAATATGCAGGAAAAGAAACCCTATCCCGAAAGAATGGATTTTATTGGATGGTGTACTTGGAATGCCTCGGATAACGGGAAACAACTAACGGAAGATTTTGTTGTAGAATCGGTCAAAACATTTACCGATAACGATTTTCCTTTGGGATGGGTCATGATCGATGACGGGTGGTTCGACCACAAGAACAGAATGCTGAACTCCTTACGTCCTGATCCCGAGAAATTCCCGAAAGGGTTCACCGCTATGAACAAAAGATTAAAAGAAGAGTGCGGTATTGAAGAAATAGGAGTTTGGCATACGCTTAATGGGTATTGGAACGGCATCAATATTGACTCCGAACTTGGCGAAAAGTATAAGGATGAGTTATTTTCTTGGGAAACAAAACCATGGGCCGTACCATCGGATTCCCTGGATTCAAAAACCTATCATTTTATAAAACCCGATAGCCCTGCATTACCTGAATTTTATCAGGAAATGCACCAATACTTCAAAGACGAAGGCTTTTCTTTTTTAAAAGTAGACAACCAGTTGGTCACAGAGCAAATGGCGCCTAAAAATTATCCTGTATTTACCTTAAGTAAAAAAATGCACAAAGCTCTCTACAATTCTGCTGATGAGTTTTTTGATGGTACCATAATCAACTGTATGAACATGACCGCAGAGGCATACCTAAACTTTGGAACTTCTGCTGTGGCAAGGTCAGTAGAAGATTATTTTCCTGCCGAAGAAGAAAGCGGTGTCGGCTACAAATTACCCTATGGAAATGCTGCGGTTCATTTGGTAATGGGACTCTACAACTCGCTCTATTTTCAACACATGGTGTATCCCGATCTCGACATGTTCGAGTCATACAATCCAGATGGAGAATTTCATGCACTGGCCAGGGCAATGAATAACGGACCTGTTTATATTACGGATAAACCCGGAGAGCAGGATTTTGAAATTCTTCGAAGACTCTGCTATTCCGATGGTCGGCTTATTCGTCCTTCCAAGGCTCTGACCCCAACACAGGATTGTTTGTTCCAAATTCAAGAAGCCAAACCGTTCAAGGCCTTTTCAATGAGTGGCAATGTAGGCTTATTGGGCGTCTGGAACATGGCCGATACTGATACTGTAGAGGGGCAAATTTCCGCCAATGATGTTTATGGTATCGATGGAGATGAATTTATTGTTTATGAGTACTTCTCCAAAATGCATTGGAATCTAAAAAGGGATGATACTCTAGATGTTATGTTATCACGGATGCAGACACAATTATTTTTTATAATCCCCGCCAAAGAAAACGTGGGGGTATTGGGATTGGTCGATAAATACAATGCCCCAGGAACCATTTTGGATACTAAAATCACTAAAAAATCCTTAAAGACTACCCTTGCCGACCATGGATTGTTCAGTGCCATTATCCCCAAGACGCCTAAAAGCGTTGAAGTGGACGGTTCTGTAGTGGGTTTCAACTTTGACGACGAGCTATTGACCGTAGAAATTATCAAAGAAGATGAACGTAAAAACCATACTGTTGAGGTTCAATGGTAAAAGAGAACATTTAAAATATGATTAAGAGGTTAAAACAAGAGCTATGAATTCAAACCAAAAACATTTTTTACTATTCCTATTGACCGTTTTTTTAATAGGATTGTACAGTAACAAATCTTTCGCACAAAAACCCAAGGAATACAATATCATGAAATACGGGGCGGTACCAGATGGGAAAACGTTAAATACCGAAGCTATTCAAAAGGCGATTGACAAAGCTACATCTAAAGGTGGGGGGAAAGTGATTGTCCCAGAGGGAAAATTTCTCACGGGGACACTAGAACTAAAGTCCAATGTTGAGCTCCACGTTCGTGAAAACGCAACGCTATTGGGTAGCACGATCCCGAGTCACTACAGAAGATTGGAAATGGACGGCAGGCCAGAGAGCCCAAAAAAAGATGATAACTCACAGTTGGCACTGATCGTTGCATATAAAGTCGATAATATTTCTATTTCAGGAGGTGGAACTATCGACGGACAAGGTAGGGCTCTGGCCTTGGCGGTTGATAGCCTTCATCATGCAGGTATTGCCATTGATCCCAATTATAATAAAGGAGGAAGGCGTCCCAATGAAAAAATGAGACCAAAATTAACGCG
The nucleotide sequence above comes from Flagellimonas sp. HMM57. Encoded proteins:
- a CDS encoding Sip1-related alpha-galactosidase; this encodes MILNMFKSILTLLVLANVLYSCSQENILQVHDGESGINISFKGIDRLTGLKVAGPAYANESTNPIDAKIVGDFVAVRLTTKGDPINGPEEFYGSFFDSIPGFEKGITLWRYKPWNAWTKPILINGPDEIEDWDVQFFYWRYDDGLYGSVMPMSGNGYRTTLGKKDGKFGAKSTSLGPPEANMDTVPQMLIGFGDDPYELFRLLYKTGITEMGMPENMQEKKPYPERMDFIGWCTWNASDNGKQLTEDFVVESVKTFTDNDFPLGWVMIDDGWFDHKNRMLNSLRPDPEKFPKGFTAMNKRLKEECGIEEIGVWHTLNGYWNGINIDSELGEKYKDELFSWETKPWAVPSDSLDSKTYHFIKPDSPALPEFYQEMHQYFKDEGFSFLKVDNQLVTEQMAPKNYPVFTLSKKMHKALYNSADEFFDGTIINCMNMTAEAYLNFGTSAVARSVEDYFPAEEESGVGYKLPYGNAAVHLVMGLYNSLYFQHMVYPDLDMFESYNPDGEFHALARAMNNGPVYITDKPGEQDFEILRRLCYSDGRLIRPSKALTPTQDCLFQIQEAKPFKAFSMSGNVGLLGVWNMADTDTVEGQISANDVYGIDGDEFIVYEYFSKMHWNLKRDDTLDVMLSRMQTQLFFIIPAKENVGVLGLVDKYNAPGTILDTKITKKSLKTTLADHGLFSAIIPKTPKSVEVDGSVVGFNFDDELLTVEIIKEDERKNHTVEVQW